One window of the Marinilactibacillus sp. Marseille-P9653 genome contains the following:
- a CDS encoding SGNH/GDSL hydrolase family protein codes for MKIKPQDKILFIGDSITDVDRDRSNPNDLGKGYPLMVAAELQAGLPEEKLTFYNKGIAGDKVVDLKARWEEDCLDLNPDIVSILVGINDSSHQLNLNQRMDQNAIEQFEEDYRFLLKSLIQRTDARIVLIEPFVLPYPKERIELREDLDQRIQIVRKMAREYQTDLIPLDGLFSAQGVKYGYPYYTGEDGIHPTVAGHGLIKEAWINQIEF; via the coding sequence ATGAAGATCAAACCACAAGATAAAATTCTATTTATTGGAGATAGCATCACGGATGTAGATAGAGATCGGTCTAATCCTAATGATTTAGGAAAAGGCTATCCGCTAATGGTTGCTGCTGAGTTGCAGGCGGGGCTGCCAGAAGAAAAACTGACTTTTTATAATAAAGGGATTGCTGGTGATAAAGTGGTTGATTTAAAGGCAAGGTGGGAAGAAGATTGTCTGGATCTAAATCCAGACATCGTATCTATTCTTGTAGGTATAAATGATTCCTCACACCAATTGAATTTAAATCAGCGTATGGATCAGAATGCAATCGAGCAATTTGAAGAGGATTACAGATTTTTACTAAAGTCGCTTATTCAAAGAACGGATGCCAGAATTGTATTAATAGAACCTTTTGTCCTTCCATATCCGAAAGAAAGAATAGAATTAAGAGAAGACTTGGATCAAAGAATTCAAATCGTCAGAAAAATGGCGCGTGAGTATCAGACGGATTTAATTCCTCTAGACGGCTTGTTCAGCGCGCAAGGCGTTAAGTACGGATACCCATACTATACAGGTGAAGATGGGATTCATCCTACCGTTGCAGGTCACGGTCTTATCAAAGAAGCATGGATAAATCAGATTGAATTTTAA
- a CDS encoding NADP-dependent malic enzyme, producing the protein MYTMNVKEEALKISKEKGGKIEVNSKVSIESMEDLAIAYTPGVAAVSSAIAENKEDVYTYTSKKNLVAVVTDGSAVLGLGNIGPEAAIPVMEGKAALFKRFANVDAVPISLDTQDVEEIISHVQAIAPSFGGINLEDISAPRCFEIERRLKESLNIPVFHDDQHGTAIIVLAAVYNALKLSEKNIEDVRIVVNGGGAAGIAISKRLLSAGVTDVLLVDKTGIISSKDPNLEDRHKEIAKVTNKTNIHGDLHTALKGADIFVGVSAPNVLKKEWIADMNDKPVIFAMANPEPEINPQDAKDGGAFIVGTGRSDFPNQINNVLAFPGIFRGALDARATDITDDMQIAAAQGIASVIPDDELTVDNILPNVFTEGVSDIVANSVKNAK; encoded by the coding sequence CTGTATACAATGAATGTCAAAGAAGAAGCTCTAAAAATCAGTAAAGAAAAAGGTGGAAAAATTGAAGTAAATTCAAAAGTTTCCATCGAATCAATGGAAGATCTAGCTATTGCTTATACACCGGGTGTTGCTGCTGTAAGTTCTGCTATCGCTGAAAACAAAGAAGATGTTTACACATATACTTCTAAGAAAAACCTAGTAGCCGTTGTGACTGACGGATCGGCTGTTTTAGGATTAGGAAACATTGGACCGGAAGCAGCTATTCCCGTTATGGAAGGAAAAGCTGCTTTGTTCAAACGCTTTGCTAATGTTGATGCTGTACCTATCTCTCTTGATACACAAGATGTCGAAGAAATCATCTCACATGTACAAGCGATTGCCCCTTCATTTGGTGGGATTAACTTAGAAGATATCAGTGCACCACGTTGCTTTGAAATCGAGCGTCGTTTGAAAGAATCCCTAAACATCCCAGTATTCCACGATGATCAACACGGTACAGCGATTATTGTTCTAGCAGCAGTATATAACGCTTTGAAATTAAGCGAAAAAAATATTGAAGATGTAAGAATCGTTGTCAACGGTGGTGGAGCTGCAGGAATCGCCATCTCAAAACGTCTTCTTTCTGCTGGTGTCACAGATGTGTTACTAGTCGACAAAACAGGTATCATTTCTTCAAAAGATCCAAACCTTGAAGATCGTCATAAAGAAATTGCTAAAGTAACAAACAAAACAAATATACATGGTGATCTGCACACTGCATTGAAAGGTGCGGATATTTTCGTTGGTGTTTCTGCTCCTAACGTTTTGAAAAAAGAATGGATCGCTGATATGAATGACAAACCGGTTATCTTCGCAATGGCTAATCCAGAGCCAGAAATCAATCCTCAAGACGCAAAAGATGGTGGGGCCTTCATCGTAGGTACTGGTAGAAGTGACTTCCCTAACCAAATCAATAATGTTTTAGCTTTCCCGGGAATTTTCCGTGGTGCATTGGATGCTCGTGCAACAGATATCACAGATGATATGCAAATTGCTGCTGCTCAAGGAATTGCCAGTGTTATTCCAGATGATGAATTAACAGTAGACAATATTCTTCCTAACGTCTTTACTGAGGGTGTTTCAGATATCGTTGCAAACAGTGTTAAAAACGCAAAATAA
- a CDS encoding 2-hydroxycarboxylate transporter family protein, which translates to MFNHSKEIQKNSTGRLSFLGRLNEIKVGPLSLPYFLIASVIIIIAVYMDELPTDVMGGMGVLLVLGWSLGKIGSTIPILNKLGGATILSMLIPAIFVLFHLIPDNALNSVEFLMSDADFLDIYVFSLITGSILGMNTKVLINGFARMVIPMIVGFVLAVLIPSTLGWILGLGFQHTLFYIVGPTLAGGIGGGILPLALGYSHITSIPYGEVVATLAPATIIGNFFAIIIAALINRLGEKKPELNGNGTLIKAGKGLELDSDDKKVSIPISFGIIGAGFFLVTTLYIGGTMAATLIGLPAAVIIIFASTLLKYFSVLPSSLESGVLQLNKLISANFTYPLMVGLGIIYLSLEDVLKIMSWQYVLIILVTVLTLGATGFFLANYVHLYPIESAIISLNQASMGGTGNVAILSTANRQEMMPFAQVATRIGGAITITFMISLLRFIF; encoded by the coding sequence TTGTTTAACCATTCAAAAGAAATCCAGAAGAATTCAACGGGTCGTTTGTCTTTTCTAGGTCGCCTAAATGAAATTAAAGTCGGACCCTTGTCCTTACCGTATTTCTTAATCGCTTCAGTTATTATTATAATAGCCGTATATATGGATGAACTACCTACTGATGTTATGGGTGGGATGGGTGTCCTTCTCGTATTAGGTTGGTCATTAGGCAAAATTGGTAGCACTATTCCAATCTTAAATAAATTAGGCGGAGCGACAATCTTATCCATGTTGATTCCAGCCATCTTTGTTTTATTTCATCTAATCCCTGATAATGCCCTTAATTCAGTCGAGTTTCTGATGAGCGATGCAGATTTTTTAGATATCTACGTTTTTTCTCTCATTACTGGTAGTATTTTAGGTATGAATACCAAAGTACTAATTAACGGATTTGCTCGCATGGTCATTCCCATGATTGTCGGATTTGTTCTCGCTGTACTCATTCCTTCAACATTAGGCTGGATACTTGGGTTAGGATTCCAGCACACTTTGTTCTATATAGTTGGACCTACTTTGGCAGGTGGGATTGGCGGTGGTATACTCCCTTTAGCCTTAGGATATAGTCATATTACTAGTATCCCTTACGGCGAAGTCGTAGCAACTCTAGCACCAGCGACCATCATCGGTAACTTTTTTGCTATTATCATAGCGGCTTTGATCAATCGTCTTGGTGAAAAGAAACCTGAGTTAAACGGAAATGGTACGCTCATTAAAGCCGGTAAAGGTCTTGAGTTGGATTCAGACGATAAAAAAGTTTCTATACCGATTAGTTTTGGTATTATTGGAGCAGGGTTCTTCCTGGTTACGACTTTATATATTGGCGGCACCATGGCAGCTACTTTGATAGGTTTACCTGCAGCTGTTATCATTATCTTTGCTTCAACATTGCTTAAGTATTTCAGCGTGCTACCATCAAGTCTGGAATCTGGGGTACTTCAACTAAATAAATTGATATCGGCCAATTTCACTTATCCACTAATGGTTGGACTTGGTATCATTTATCTGTCACTTGAAGATGTTTTGAAAATCATGTCTTGGCAGTATGTATTGATCATACTCGTTACTGTCCTCACTTTAGGAGCAACTGGATTTTTCCTAGCCAATTATGTCCATCTTTATCCTATAGAATCGGCGATTATTTCATTGAATCAAGCCTCTATGGGCGGCACTGGTAATGTAGCCATTCTATCTACTGCAAATCGTCAAGAAATGATGCCTTTTGCACAAGTTGCGACTCGAATCGGTGGAGCCATCACAATCACTTTTATGATTTCGCTTCTACGATTTATTTTCTAA
- a CDS encoding sensor histidine kinase: MIKVAKQWRKQRLLYRLMFMILTTIVITVTVLYFLLNHQLSSSARQEQEENLLKIARHVANEANVESAVETKQTSEQLQTYSNEISQEFDLDYTVILTIESIRLTHPNEKLINQPFKGNDEQRVFEGEEYVSTAKGSLGPSIRAFVPVYKDGNVVGAVSLGITMRSFQQTIQNSSRAALLISSIFGIIVSFIVAISLKKQLNDMEPHEIVGLLKERNAMMEYAKDAIIATNLQQEIVLANQEATKRFMHENKTLYQSISEVLPFAKDIQETLDQTEQTNETIYKFEGNHYVVSIAPILLQGKVIGHIYSLRDATELHFLLDQLYSTSNYAQSLQSQSHDFLNKLHVIYGLTDLEEYDELKNYLASLLEPEEEFTRRMAYLIYEPIIAGFLIGERHKFSLKTIPFSVEIHPDIPTAANPSCTKKWIQKVKEVNYHILLNRAEKVHVELGYLDKAILTTYHIKGLDSELEEMAKSLDQDAVHILVDRGSLKVTFKTGYRIKKNWMKKEES, translated from the coding sequence GTGATTAAAGTCGCTAAACAATGGAGAAAACAGCGATTGCTGTATAGATTGATGTTCATGATTTTAACAACGATAGTAATTACGGTTACTGTACTCTATTTTCTATTAAATCACCAATTATCTTCCTCAGCAAGGCAAGAGCAGGAAGAGAATTTGTTGAAGATTGCTCGTCATGTAGCCAACGAAGCTAATGTGGAAAGTGCTGTGGAAACAAAACAAACAAGTGAGCAGCTACAAACATACAGTAACGAAATCAGTCAGGAATTTGATTTGGATTATACAGTGATACTGACAATTGAAAGTATACGGCTAACACACCCCAATGAAAAGTTGATTAATCAGCCTTTTAAAGGAAACGATGAGCAACGTGTTTTTGAAGGGGAAGAATATGTATCAACGGCTAAAGGATCTTTAGGGCCCTCTATCAGAGCTTTTGTTCCGGTTTATAAAGACGGCAATGTCGTAGGAGCGGTCTCTTTAGGTATAACGATGCGGTCCTTCCAACAGACAATTCAAAATAGTAGTAGAGCTGCGTTATTAATCAGTAGTATTTTTGGTATCATCGTATCATTCATCGTAGCCATTTCTTTGAAAAAACAATTAAATGATATGGAACCGCATGAAATTGTTGGCTTACTAAAAGAGCGAAATGCTATGATGGAGTATGCAAAAGATGCAATTATAGCAACGAATTTACAACAAGAAATCGTCTTAGCGAATCAAGAAGCTACAAAACGATTTATGCATGAAAATAAAACATTGTATCAGTCTATCAGTGAAGTATTACCTTTTGCTAAAGATATCCAGGAAACGCTCGATCAGACTGAGCAAACCAATGAAACGATTTATAAATTTGAAGGCAATCACTATGTTGTATCCATCGCACCCATATTGCTTCAAGGAAAAGTGATTGGGCATATATATAGTTTGAGAGATGCTACAGAATTGCATTTTTTATTAGATCAATTGTATTCGACTTCTAATTATGCCCAAAGTTTACAATCACAGTCTCATGATTTCTTGAACAAATTACATGTCATTTACGGATTAACAGATTTAGAGGAATATGATGAATTGAAAAATTATTTAGCTAGTCTACTGGAACCTGAAGAAGAATTTACCAGACGAATGGCTTATTTGATTTATGAACCGATTATTGCTGGATTTTTGATAGGAGAAAGACATAAGTTTTCCTTGAAGACTATTCCCTTCTCTGTAGAAATTCATCCTGATATACCAACGGCCGCGAATCCATCATGTACGAAAAAATGGATTCAGAAAGTGAAAGAAGTGAATTATCATATACTATTAAATCGTGCTGAAAAGGTCCATGTTGAACTAGGGTACCTTGATAAAGCGATTCTCACGACGTATCACATTAAAGGATTGGATAGCGAATTAGAAGAAATGGCTAAGTCATTGGATCAAGATGCTGTTCATATTTTAGTAGATCGGGGTTCATTAAAAGTTACATTCAAAACAGGGTATAGAATCAAGAAAAACTGGATGAAAAAGGAGGAATCTTAA
- a CDS encoding response regulator, with translation MVYYIGIIEDDPMVSSINKRFVSRVEGFEVAAELSTVKAAEECLIKGKVALDLLLIDIHLNDESGLEFVKWLRANEYSTDFIMVTAMSEEKTISLCAQYGAIDYILKPFRFDRFEKSLIKFKQQAEWLKGKQAITQEDIDHYYWFDHLDYTQDSDSIEKGLSKETLNLLIELIDQFEGSFTIEELTKKSSLSHVSVRKYVRYLEASNILEAHSTYGTVGRPTMSYVKII, from the coding sequence ATGGTTTATTATATTGGGATTATTGAAGATGACCCAATGGTTTCGTCAATCAATAAAAGATTTGTTTCTAGAGTAGAGGGGTTTGAAGTAGCTGCTGAACTGTCAACTGTCAAAGCGGCAGAAGAGTGCTTGATCAAAGGGAAAGTGGCTCTAGATCTTTTGCTCATTGATATCCATTTAAATGATGAATCTGGATTGGAGTTTGTGAAATGGCTAAGAGCGAATGAGTACTCTACCGACTTCATTATGGTTACTGCAATGAGTGAAGAAAAAACTATTTCTCTATGTGCGCAGTACGGTGCAATAGATTACATTTTAAAACCATTTCGTTTCGACAGATTTGAGAAAAGTCTGATTAAATTCAAGCAACAAGCAGAATGGCTTAAAGGAAAGCAGGCGATTACTCAAGAAGATATCGACCATTACTATTGGTTTGATCATTTAGATTACACACAGGATTCTGATTCGATTGAAAAAGGATTATCCAAAGAAACATTAAATCTACTGATAGAGCTAATTGATCAATTTGAAGGATCGTTTACCATAGAAGAGCTTACAAAGAAATCTTCCTTATCGCATGTTTCAGTCAGGAAATATGTACGATATCTAGAGGCTAGTAATATACTTGAAGCGCATAGTACTTACGGAACAGTGGGAAGACCCACAATGTCTTATGTGAAAATTATATAA
- a CDS encoding YrhK family protein has protein sequence MPQIEKKEHDVRPQKDEDMIIKMGNFRLYFQNYYTIISLGNDIATGGLYLAGSLTQAFTNLERLGMYLYIFASFFLLMRPIIRIVHNVYLYSENQYRKDVLGEKMDDGYYDDSEENGIDQEEKEKKEEQAKQENKTRHEEDTPEEKEEREDADKEIEIVSSGDDDKDTEEENKKEES, from the coding sequence ATGCCACAAATTGAAAAGAAAGAACATGATGTTCGTCCTCAAAAAGATGAAGATATGATTATTAAAATGGGTAATTTTAGATTATACTTCCAAAACTATTATACAATTATTTCTCTTGGAAATGATATCGCTACAGGTGGTTTATATCTGGCGGGCAGCTTAACACAGGCTTTTACCAACTTAGAAAGGCTAGGGATGTATTTATATATCTTTGCTAGTTTCTTTCTTTTAATGAGACCAATCATCAGAATCGTTCACAATGTCTATCTATATAGTGAAAATCAATATAGAAAAGATGTATTGGGAGAAAAAATGGATGACGGTTATTATGATGATTCTGAAGAGAATGGCATTGATCAAGAAGAAAAGGAAAAAAAGGAAGAGCAAGCGAAACAGGAAAATAAAACTAGACATGAAGAAGATACGCCGGAAGAAAAAGAAGAACGAGAAGACGCAGATAAAGAAATCGAAATCGTCTCAAGCGGTGATGATGATAAGGATACAGAAGAGGAAAACAAGAAAGAAGAATCATAA
- the spx gene encoding transcriptional regulator Spx, whose amino-acid sequence MIKLYVSPSCTSCRKAKAWLEEQQLEFEEKNIFHEPLSIEEIKNILSLTEEGTEEIISYRSQAYQALDVDIEDLSMNELLTLFKTQPSLIRRPIIMDDRRLQIGYNEEEIRCFLPRKVRELELAEIHRKLADEESVEIA is encoded by the coding sequence ATGATTAAATTATACGTATCACCAAGTTGCACATCTTGTCGAAAAGCGAAAGCTTGGTTAGAAGAACAACAGTTAGAGTTCGAAGAAAAGAATATTTTCCACGAACCTCTATCAATAGAAGAAATCAAAAATATTTTGAGCTTAACTGAAGAAGGTACTGAAGAAATCATTTCATATCGTTCTCAAGCTTACCAGGCCTTAGATGTAGATATTGAAGACCTTTCTATGAACGAATTACTTACCTTATTTAAAACGCAACCGAGTTTAATCAGACGTCCTATCATTATGGATGATCGTCGTTTACAAATTGGATATAACGAAGAAGAAATTCGTTGCTTCCTTCCAAGAAAAGTTCGCGAGTTAGAACTTGCTGAAATCCACCGCAAGCTTGCTGATGAAGAATCCGTTGAAATTGCTTAA
- a CDS encoding aldo/keto reductase family oxidoreductase, which yields MKTIKLGESQLDVSEVALGCMRMNALEVKEATAVLEAANESGINFYDHADIYGKGESEERFAAALKQSSLKRENFLIQSKAGIRFGKYDFSKEHLTSSVEGILKRLETDYLDVLLLHRPDALVEPEEVAEVFTSLQKAGKVKQFGVSNHSPYQIQLLEKYIEQDIVANQLQLSVTHTGMIDAGIHVNTKDANSIDHDRAILDYCRLNDITIQPWSPVQGENGVFLNNPDYPEVNEVLSKIGENYGMNNEATAIAWLLRHPAKMQVILGTMNPERIKTYASASGKVISRDEWYEIYRAAGNIVP from the coding sequence ATGAAAACGATTAAATTAGGTGAAAGTCAATTAGATGTATCAGAAGTAGCCTTAGGCTGCATGAGAATGAACGCATTAGAGGTCAAAGAAGCAACAGCTGTTTTAGAAGCTGCAAATGAGAGCGGCATCAATTTTTACGACCACGCTGATATTTACGGAAAAGGTGAATCAGAAGAGCGGTTTGCGGCTGCTTTGAAGCAAAGCTCACTTAAAAGAGAGAATTTTCTAATTCAATCTAAAGCGGGTATTCGATTTGGAAAATATGATTTTTCTAAAGAACACTTAACTTCTTCTGTTGAAGGAATTTTGAAAAGACTGGAAACAGATTATTTGGACGTACTTTTACTACACAGACCGGATGCACTTGTTGAACCCGAAGAAGTAGCAGAAGTTTTCACAAGTCTACAGAAAGCTGGGAAAGTGAAACAGTTCGGAGTAAGTAACCACAGTCCTTATCAAATACAATTACTTGAAAAATATATCGAGCAAGACATTGTAGCGAATCAGCTTCAATTAAGTGTGACACATACAGGTATGATCGATGCAGGTATTCATGTAAATACGAAAGATGCGAATTCCATTGACCATGATCGTGCTATTTTAGATTATTGTCGTCTGAATGATATTACGATCCAACCATGGTCACCCGTTCAAGGTGAAAACGGCGTATTCTTAAATAATCCTGATTACCCTGAAGTTAATGAAGTTTTGAGTAAAATTGGAGAAAACTACGGAATGAATAATGAAGCCACGGCTATTGCCTGGTTATTGAGACATCCAGCTAAAATGCAAGTGATTCTAGGGACCATGAATCCTGAAAGAATCAAAACCTATGCATCGGCTTCCGGTAAAGTTATTAGTCGTGATGAATGGTATGAAATATATAGAGCCGCAGGAAACATCGTACCTTAA
- a CDS encoding phasin family protein: MLVDDIKKALLIGVGGTALAVEKSMEQIDRLVAKGKLSVEEGKTLTSELIQKKNQDTTDTEEKERLEALLLSMNVAQRKDIDDLEAKVQELEKKLENSSNER; encoded by the coding sequence ATGTTAGTAGATGATATTAAAAAAGCTTTACTGATCGGGGTCGGGGGTACTGCTTTGGCTGTCGAAAAATCAATGGAACAAATCGATCGACTTGTTGCTAAAGGAAAGCTTTCAGTTGAAGAGGGTAAAACACTGACTTCTGAACTTATTCAAAAGAAAAACCAGGATACAACAGATACAGAAGAAAAAGAGAGATTAGAAGCTTTGTTATTGAGTATGAATGTAGCTCAGAGAAAAGATATTGATGATCTCGAAGCAAAAGTTCAAGAATTAGAAAAGAAACTTGAAAACAGCTCTAACGAAAGATAA